In Kushneria marisflavi, the following are encoded in one genomic region:
- a CDS encoding porin: MNIARGRRALLAATGGLMLSQAGAAKAEVTLLSPAEQPRTALERVEVKVGGSIRPQYFNEMGGGDDGSYKHRGYDGGTRFRLHVNYHLSDDLTLLSYGELGVNTAKAMGWHDHYDRESADSATNRRQVYFGFESDRYGRFTAGKQNSVYYDTVGVSTDVWDYNQFAQAPGVGVDGSYDGSYRARKSLRYSNGTEDFTLFAGWLFPDDDLHLDGPYDYRRRSGGSLGFRWRLTDDLTLGAAYANTSAEIKGSGDQQSFRQQLTGSSLTWTGGNWYLAMGAGYYTDFVPDPAGGLENYFASDAYGVEYIARYSFQIDHDWVQSIKPFVAGDRLKRLGSADSQTNHQVLGVTTQFNHGFRLDLERIFANTSDSEPDSVLARLRYDF, encoded by the coding sequence ATGAATATCGCAAGGGGAAGGCGAGCGCTGCTGGCGGCCACGGGTGGTCTGATGCTTTCGCAGGCAGGGGCTGCGAAAGCCGAAGTCACGCTGCTGTCGCCTGCCGAACAGCCACGCACGGCGCTTGAGCGCGTTGAGGTCAAGGTCGGCGGCAGCATCAGGCCACAGTATTTCAATGAGATGGGCGGCGGCGATGACGGCAGCTACAAGCACCGCGGCTATGACGGGGGCACGCGCTTTCGCCTGCACGTCAACTATCACTTGAGCGATGATCTGACGCTTTTGAGTTACGGCGAGCTGGGCGTAAATACGGCAAAAGCCATGGGCTGGCATGACCATTACGATCGGGAGAGCGCCGATAGCGCGACCAACCGTCGCCAGGTGTATTTTGGCTTTGAAAGCGACCGCTATGGCCGTTTCACCGCCGGCAAGCAAAACAGCGTCTATTACGACACCGTCGGGGTGAGCACGGATGTCTGGGATTACAACCAGTTCGCCCAGGCACCGGGCGTCGGGGTCGACGGCAGTTACGATGGCTCCTATCGCGCGCGTAAAAGCCTGCGCTATTCCAACGGCACCGAAGACTTCACACTCTTTGCCGGCTGGCTGTTTCCCGATGATGACCTGCATCTGGACGGCCCCTATGATTATCGCCGCCGTAGCGGCGGCTCGCTGGGCTTTCGATGGCGTCTTACGGATGACCTGACGCTGGGCGCGGCTTATGCCAATACCTCTGCCGAGATCAAGGGCAGCGGTGATCAGCAGTCCTTTCGTCAGCAGCTGACCGGTAGCTCCCTGACCTGGACGGGCGGCAACTGGTATCTCGCCATGGGCGCCGGTTATTACACGGATTTTGTGCCTGATCCGGCGGGCGGGCTCGAGAATTACTTTGCAAGCGATGCCTATGGAGTCGAATACATCGCCCGCTATAGCTTTCAGATCGATCACGACTGGGTGCAGAGCATCAAGCCCTTTGTGGCCGGTGACCGCCTGAAACGGCTAGGCAGTGCCGATTCCCAGACCAACCATCAGGTGCTGGGGGTCACCACCCAGTTCAATCACGGCTTCCGGCTGGATCTTGAGCGCATCTTTGCCAATACCTCGGACAGTGAGCCCGATTCAGTGCTGGCCAGGCTGCGCTACGACTTTTGA